Proteins from one Brevibacillus humidisoli genomic window:
- a CDS encoding copper amine oxidase N-terminal domain-containing protein gives MDRGMAWTGRWIALLFLFSALFVVTDSPAIAKQAYESFTVEVDGQVLSYRSDDYYLEGDRTFAQAEKLLAALEAEHSVDLKQKIVIAKKGKITLTMPIGEAYAMRNGKRLALEQEPRIVNANVQIPVRFVSEALGGTVHWYADTRTVIVDTKPKDMGIIDNDLLDAAAKGKVEGIAIRLGQSRKEVEAVCGVAVDSFSYEGGLFYEYPDCRCSVFYDDQERAAVLWIFQSAIGNLNTADAKQILGSPEWEEENQTWAGYLLYYPAGANAITLRASSKHGTIKGFWLREKRS, from the coding sequence TTGGACAGAGGAATGGCATGGACGGGTAGATGGATCGCACTGCTTTTTCTATTTTCCGCCCTGTTTGTCGTCACTGACTCACCTGCCATTGCGAAACAGGCGTATGAATCGTTTACAGTAGAGGTGGATGGACAGGTACTTAGCTACCGATCGGACGATTACTATCTGGAGGGAGACCGTACATTTGCCCAAGCAGAAAAACTGCTTGCCGCCCTGGAAGCGGAACACAGCGTCGACCTCAAACAGAAGATCGTAATTGCAAAGAAAGGGAAGATCACACTCACTATGCCGATTGGCGAGGCGTATGCCATGCGAAATGGCAAACGCCTTGCACTGGAGCAAGAACCCCGGATCGTCAACGCCAACGTGCAGATACCAGTCCGGTTTGTCAGCGAAGCGTTGGGGGGGACGGTTCACTGGTATGCCGATACGCGGACTGTGATTGTTGACACCAAGCCGAAGGATATGGGGATCATTGACAATGACTTGCTGGACGCTGCTGCAAAGGGCAAAGTGGAAGGAATCGCGATACGTTTAGGCCAGTCACGTAAAGAGGTGGAGGCAGTTTGCGGAGTAGCGGTCGACTCCTTCTCCTATGAGGGAGGGTTGTTTTACGAATATCCGGATTGCCGTTGTTCGGTTTTCTACGACGATCAGGAACGAGCAGCGGTGCTCTGGATTTTCCAGTCAGCGATAGGCAATCTGAATACAGCCGACGCAAAACAGATACTAGGCAGTCCAGAGTGGGAGGAAGAGAACCAGACCTGGGCCGGTTACCTGCTCTACTATCCCGCCGGGGCGAACGCGATCACGCTTCGTGCATCATCGAAACACGGAACTATCAAGGGATTCTGGCTACGAGAAAAACGCTCATGA
- a CDS encoding ABC transporter permease has protein sequence MNSLYANALNEMEKLWKRQRTKGFLLLTLLVPVISAMLLIFLEQNAVFRGLGSNLPMLMLGLFTFTFLPLFLFMTAVDSFSGEAAAGTSKLVLVRPITRTKVFTSKVLVIAIYIVVYLGVLWMASVISGWFVAGADVGGGLLDSIKAYAATFLPMMAIGLIAVLLAQCFNNTSGAITLIVSIYGAAKLLPFVFPQVSVLSVFSYTNWYVLWVGDGASIEKLFNTLVLLLAYCIIAYTAGWMLFDRKQW, from the coding sequence ATGAATAGCTTGTACGCAAATGCGCTGAATGAAATGGAAAAACTATGGAAACGCCAGAGAACGAAAGGATTTCTGCTGCTAACCTTGTTGGTTCCCGTCATTTCCGCCATGTTGCTGATTTTTTTAGAGCAGAATGCCGTTTTCAGAGGGCTCGGAAGCAACCTGCCTATGCTGATGCTTGGCTTGTTTACGTTCACCTTCCTTCCGTTGTTTTTGTTTATGACGGCAGTCGATTCTTTTTCCGGCGAAGCAGCGGCTGGCACGTCGAAACTGGTTCTCGTACGCCCCATCACCAGAACAAAAGTGTTCACCTCGAAAGTGTTGGTGATCGCTATCTATATTGTCGTTTATCTCGGGGTACTTTGGATGGCTTCTGTCATCTCCGGTTGGTTTGTAGCGGGGGCAGATGTGGGCGGCGGGTTGCTGGATAGCATCAAGGCCTATGCAGCCACTTTTCTGCCAATGATGGCAATCGGTTTGATTGCCGTGTTGCTCGCACAATGCTTCAACAACACCAGCGGCGCTATAACACTGATTGTATCCATCTATGGCGCAGCCAAGCTTTTGCCATTCGTTTTCCCGCAAGTGTCCGTATTGTCCGTCTTTTCCTATACGAATTGGTACGTGCTGTGGGTAGGAGATGGCGCATCGATTGAGAAACTGTTCAATACGCTGGTTCTGCTGCTTGCTTATTGTATAATCGCTTATACGGCGGGGTGGATGCTATTCGATAGAAAGCAATGGTGA
- a CDS encoding MazG nucleotide pyrophosphohydrolase domain-containing protein, which yields MDIAKLQQQVADFVRQHNMETTVPVRLLDLASEMGEVSKEVLKTTRYGKEPFHPTAEWESELGDLFFSLICLANSTDVDLEHALAAVLDKYVKRLANSGDAGSGS from the coding sequence GTGGATATAGCAAAGCTGCAGCAGCAAGTCGCTGATTTTGTCCGTCAACACAACATGGAGACAACGGTCCCCGTACGGTTGCTCGACCTGGCATCGGAGATGGGGGAAGTGAGCAAGGAAGTGCTCAAGACAACCCGCTACGGAAAAGAACCGTTTCATCCGACAGCAGAGTGGGAGAGCGAGTTGGGTGACCTCTTTTTTTCGCTGATCTGTCTGGCCAACAGCACCGATGTCGATCTGGAGCATGCGCTCGCTGCGGTGTTGGACAAGTACGTGAAGCGGCTGGCCAACAGCGGCGATGCTGGTTCGGGGAGTTGA
- a CDS encoding C39 family peptidase — protein sequence MATVPYFSQWESRELAADFLAGTLHPADDPLWHLSGASDRDEYAQWSFHICGMACLKMLLAHWHKRIIPTMELMKRCRDYGGYVVHEDGTIKGLIYRPFVAFITDQFGLQAEVKEHTPIEEVCDLLEKGYVYIASVHPSIRTPQVTPPKQGGHLVYLFGQNRQCREAVFHNPSGHTPANQEHVHLSRDVFARFYAQRGILIKAPG from the coding sequence ATGGCTACGGTACCGTATTTTTCGCAGTGGGAGTCGCGAGAGTTGGCAGCAGACTTTTTAGCTGGGACATTGCATCCTGCGGACGACCCCTTGTGGCATCTGTCCGGTGCATCTGACCGGGATGAGTACGCCCAATGGAGCTTTCATATTTGCGGCATGGCCTGTCTGAAGATGCTGCTCGCTCATTGGCACAAGCGGATAATTCCTACGATGGAACTGATGAAGCGCTGCCGGGATTACGGAGGATACGTCGTCCATGAGGATGGGACGATTAAAGGGTTGATTTACCGTCCCTTTGTTGCCTTTATCACCGATCAGTTTGGGCTGCAAGCTGAAGTGAAGGAGCATACGCCAATCGAAGAGGTATGCGATCTGCTGGAGAAAGGTTATGTGTACATCGCCTCGGTCCACCCCAGCATCCGTACGCCGCAGGTGACACCACCCAAGCAGGGGGGCCATTTGGTGTATCTGTTCGGCCAGAATCGTCAGTGCCGCGAGGCCGTTTTTCACAATCCGTCGGGACACACGCCTGCCAATCAGGAACATGTTCATCTTAGCCGCGATGTCTTTGCACGATTTTATGCCCAGCGCGGAATCTTGATCAAAGCACCCGGGTGA
- a CDS encoding response regulator transcription factor produces MKRILIIEDEQVIVEVQKDYLEASGFAVEIATSGDIGLQKALEQEYDLIILDLMLPKTDGYEICKKVRQVKNIPILMISAKKEDIDKIHGLGLGADDYITKPFSVGELVARVKAHLARYDRLTSDNRMKQRDEIHLRGLRIDKLSRKVFVNETEVLLTSKEYDLLLFLATHPNRVFSKDELFERIWGWDSLGDNATVTVYISKLREKIEANPSKPQYIETIWGVGYRLNV; encoded by the coding sequence ATGAAGAGAATCCTCATCATCGAGGACGAGCAGGTCATTGTGGAAGTGCAAAAGGATTATCTGGAAGCAAGCGGCTTCGCGGTGGAGATCGCGACAAGCGGAGATATCGGCCTCCAGAAGGCACTTGAACAAGAGTACGATCTCATCATCCTCGATCTGATGCTCCCGAAAACAGACGGATACGAAATATGCAAGAAAGTGCGTCAGGTAAAAAACATTCCGATCCTGATGATCTCCGCGAAAAAAGAGGACATCGATAAAATACATGGGCTTGGACTTGGCGCTGACGATTATATCACCAAACCCTTCAGCGTTGGTGAACTAGTCGCGAGGGTGAAGGCCCATCTGGCCCGCTATGACCGCTTAACGAGTGATAACCGGATGAAGCAGCGAGATGAAATCCACCTGCGTGGCCTTCGAATCGACAAGTTATCGCGTAAGGTGTTCGTAAATGAAACGGAGGTTCTGTTAACATCCAAGGAATACGATCTGCTGCTGTTTCTTGCTACCCATCCGAACCGGGTATTCAGTAAAGATGAATTGTTCGAGAGAATCTGGGGATGGGATTCTCTCGGTGACAATGCTACCGTTACCGTTTATATCAGCAAACTGAGAGAAAAAATTGAAGCTAATCCGTCCAAACCACAGTATATAGAGACGATTTGGGGTGTCGGGTATCGCCTCAATGTTTAG